In the Tepidimicrobium xylanilyticum genome, one interval contains:
- the yedE gene encoding YedE family putative selenium transporter — protein MKEKRGIIITGAIVGIISVLLVKFGNPKNMGFCIACFIRDIAGGIGLHRAPIVQYIRPEVIGLALGAFIISMKNREFQAKGGSSPFTRFILGIVVMIGALVFLGCPLRMVLRLAGGDLNAILGIVGFAVGIYIGVFFLNKGFSLKRNYTLPDFEGYLFPIVNLGLFVLLISGFSMLFFSEEGPGSMHAPVWISLIAGLIVGVLAQRTRLCMVGGIRDMILFRDGYLISGFLAIFVFALIGNLIFGYFNLGFAEQPVAHTDGVWNFLGMVLAGWGSVLLGGCPLRQLILAGEGNGDSAVTVMGYLVGAAVAHNFGLASSTAGASDYGKISVFILLAIILVISILNSETLAGKKALGKSSSN, from the coding sequence TTGAAGGAAAAAAGAGGAATTATAATTACTGGAGCAATTGTAGGAATTATATCAGTGCTACTAGTCAAGTTTGGAAACCCTAAAAACATGGGATTCTGTATAGCCTGTTTCATAAGAGATATTGCAGGAGGTATCGGGTTACATAGAGCACCAATAGTTCAATATATTCGCCCAGAAGTCATTGGACTAGCATTAGGTGCATTTATTATTTCCATGAAGAATAGGGAATTCCAAGCTAAAGGAGGCTCCTCACCTTTTACTAGATTTATTCTGGGAATTGTAGTAATGATAGGAGCTCTAGTCTTTTTAGGTTGTCCTTTGAGAATGGTATTAAGGTTAGCAGGTGGCGATTTAAATGCCATTTTAGGTATTGTAGGCTTTGCAGTGGGTATTTATATTGGAGTTTTCTTCTTAAACAAAGGATTCAGTTTAAAAAGGAATTATACTTTACCTGATTTTGAAGGATATCTTTTCCCAATTGTAAACCTAGGCCTATTTGTTTTACTTATATCAGGTTTTAGCATGTTATTTTTTAGTGAAGAAGGTCCAGGGTCTATGCACGCCCCAGTTTGGATTTCTTTAATTGCTGGATTGATAGTAGGAGTATTAGCTCAAAGGACAAGGCTTTGCATGGTAGGTGGCATTAGAGACATGATATTGTTTAGGGATGGCTACCTAATCTCTGGTTTCTTAGCTATATTTGTCTTTGCTTTAATTGGAAACCTAATATTTGGTTATTTTAACTTGGGTTTTGCCGAACAGCCAGTAGCTCATACCGATGGGGTATGGAATTTCTTAGGAATGGTTCTAGCTGGATGGGGTTCTGTACTCTTAGGGGGTTGTCCTCTAAGACAGCTAATTCTTGCTGGAGAAGGAAATGGAGATTCCGCCGTAACGGTAATGGGATATCTAGTAGGTGCAGCAGTTGCTCATAATTTTGGATTAGCTTCTAGCACTGCTGGTGCTTCAGACTATGGAAAAATATCAGTCTTTATATTGTTAGCCATAATTTTAGTAATCTCCATATTAAATTCAGAGACATTAGCTGGTAAGAAGGCATTAGGTAAATCTAGCAGTAATTAG
- a CDS encoding TraX family protein, translating to MSLKIFNAFTLKCLMTIFMVLDHVAYFIPDSPYWFHWLGRIVAPIFVFLLTEGYIHTRDSKAYMKRLFIGAAIMFVGNSIIWLVFRRDTIISNNIFLSLALGVALLRNLEMENRSKLTIFFIILVSALAEGSLIVTAMVLIFYYFKEDKVKLSLSYILLSSLFLLEGLSYDYLFAENPQWMMVFALPFILMYNGKRGPKIKYFFYIFYPVHIWILYIIGYLMER from the coding sequence ATGAGTTTGAAAATATTTAATGCTTTTACACTGAAATGCCTAATGACTATTTTCATGGTTTTAGACCATGTTGCCTATTTTATACCCGACTCCCCTTATTGGTTTCACTGGTTGGGTAGGATTGTAGCACCTATATTCGTATTTTTATTGACTGAGGGCTATATACATACTAGGGATTCCAAGGCCTATATGAAGAGGCTTTTTATAGGAGCAGCAATTATGTTCGTTGGAAATTCAATTATTTGGCTTGTTTTTCGAAGGGATACAATTATTTCCAATAATATATTCCTATCCCTAGCACTGGGAGTAGCCCTTTTGAGGAATTTAGAAATGGAAAATAGAAGTAAACTTACTATTTTCTTTATAATACTTGTTTCTGCCCTTGCTGAAGGATCTTTGATAGTTACAGCAATGGTCTTAATATTCTACTATTTTAAAGAAGATAAGGTAAAATTGTCCCTTTCCTATATACTACTTTCTAGCCTATTTCTATTAGAAGGACTGTCTTATGATTATTTATTCGCAGAAAATCCCCAGTGGATGATGGTCTTTGCTTTACCTTTTATATTAATGTATAATGGCAAAAGGGGACCTAAAATAAAATATTTCTTCTATATATTTTATCCAGTTCACATATGGATTCTATACATTATTGGGTATTTAATGGAAAGATAA
- a CDS encoding sulfurtransferase TusA family protein, translated as MNIVERIDTRGMSCPQPVLMTKNAIEKHPEGLEILVDNNTAKNNVTRFLKNLGYNINYKEEDEDILIIARK; from the coding sequence ATGAATATAGTGGAAAGAATTGATACAAGAGGCATGTCTTGTCCTCAACCAGTATTGATGACTAAAAATGCCATAGAAAAACACCCTGAAGGATTAGAAATTTTAGTGGATAACAATACTGCAAAAAATAATGTGACTAGATTTTTAAAAAACTTAGGTTATAATATAAACTACAAAGAGGAAGATGAAGATATTTTAATAATAGCGAGGAAATAA
- a CDS encoding YibE/F family protein, which produces MKDILGKVNRKEIGFILSLLIILTILALLPTGFDKQLYINTEGVKAKVLSVDNSNVINTGLFKHGDQRATIQIETGSYRGQVIDASNMLKGSLAEDKIFVEGDKAWVLIGFDEDGNINFANMVEHYRLNKEIVLIGCFAVIIVLFSGFTGTRILLSFAFALLSIWKILIPSMLKGFNPIIISLIVGNSLTIITILLVTGFTRRAYAAIISSISCSFVTCILAIIFGNYFNIHGAVMDWSESLLYSGFLKLNLTAIFQAGIYLACSGAILDLAVDISSALDEIVKNNPKITFRNLIASGMNIGKSVVGSQTTTLLFAYMGSYLSIMMVYMAQGTPILNILNSKTIAAEILHTFVGCIGLVLVSPLTSITCGLLFKIEQ; this is translated from the coding sequence TTGAAAGATATTTTGGGTAAAGTTAATAGGAAGGAAATAGGTTTTATTCTTTCCCTGTTAATTATTCTAACTATACTTGCGTTATTGCCAACTGGCTTTGATAAACAATTATACATAAATACGGAAGGGGTAAAGGCGAAAGTATTATCTGTTGATAACTCAAATGTAATTAATACAGGGCTATTTAAACATGGTGATCAAAGGGCTACAATCCAAATTGAAACGGGTTCCTATAGAGGGCAAGTAATAGATGCAAGCAATATGCTAAAAGGAAGCCTTGCGGAAGACAAGATTTTTGTAGAAGGCGATAAGGCATGGGTTCTTATTGGTTTTGATGAAGATGGGAATATTAATTTTGCAAATATGGTGGAACATTATAGATTAAATAAGGAAATTGTTCTTATAGGGTGCTTTGCTGTAATTATTGTACTTTTTTCAGGTTTTACAGGTACTAGAATATTATTATCGTTTGCATTTGCATTACTTAGTATATGGAAGATATTAATTCCATCAATGTTAAAAGGATTCAATCCCATTATTATATCATTGATAGTAGGAAATTCTTTAACTATTATAACCATTTTATTGGTTACAGGTTTTACAAGAAGGGCCTATGCAGCTATTATAAGTTCAATTTCCTGTTCTTTTGTCACTTGTATTTTAGCAATTATATTTGGTAACTACTTTAATATTCATGGTGCAGTTATGGATTGGTCAGAATCACTACTTTATTCAGGCTTTTTAAAGCTGAATTTAACAGCTATTTTTCAAGCAGGGATTTATCTCGCATGTTCTGGGGCAATATTAGACCTTGCTGTAGACATTTCATCGGCATTAGATGAAATTGTGAAGAACAACCCTAAAATAACTTTTAGAAATTTGATAGCATCAGGGATGAACATTGGAAAATCAGTAGTTGGGAGCCAGACTACAACTCTTTTATTTGCATACATGGGAAGCTATCTATCGATCATGATGGTTTACATGGCTCAAGGAACACCAATACTTAATATATTAAATTCTAAGACAATAGCAGCGGAGATACTTCACACTTTTGTTGGCTGTATAGGACTTGTACTGGTTTCCCCTTTGACATCAATAACTTGTGGATTATTATTTAAGATAGAGCAGTAA
- a CDS encoding aminotransferase class V-fold PLP-dependent enzyme: MRELYLDNGATAFPKAPGVAESMYNYLTKIGCNVNRGAYKSSFEAENIVYETRELICELFNFNKTENVIFTKNVTESLNILVKGLLKPGDHVIISSMEHNAVVRPINSLVERGVEYSKVMCNREGELDPNDIYGLIKPNTKAIVMTHASNVCGTILDLKRVGYMCKERGLYFIMDTAQTAGFLDIDYKELNADAIAFTGHKGLLGPQGIGGFIVNDELATVLDTLVEGGTGSLSDKEVQPEYMPDKFEAGTLNIPGIYGLNAALKYILKEKVNTIKEKELFLLENFLEGILNIPELNIVGKKNLINRTAVVSIDIPTKDNAIIAYNLYNDFGIMTRCGLHCAPSAHQTLGTFPQGTIRFSFSYFNTIEDVKYAIDAIYKVIRS, encoded by the coding sequence TTGAGAGAACTGTATTTAGACAATGGCGCAACAGCTTTTCCTAAAGCCCCAGGAGTTGCTGAAAGTATGTATAATTATTTAACTAAGATAGGATGCAACGTCAATAGGGGAGCCTACAAGAGTTCCTTTGAGGCGGAGAACATAGTTTATGAAACTAGGGAGCTAATTTGTGAATTATTTAATTTTAATAAAACAGAAAACGTAATATTTACTAAGAATGTAACTGAAAGTCTTAACATATTGGTAAAGGGATTATTAAAACCTGGGGATCATGTAATAATTTCATCTATGGAACATAACGCAGTTGTTAGACCTATAAATAGCCTGGTAGAAAGAGGGGTTGAATACTCAAAGGTTATGTGCAATAGGGAAGGAGAATTGGATCCTAATGATATATATGGGCTTATTAAGCCAAATACTAAAGCAATCGTGATGACTCATGCATCCAATGTTTGTGGAACTATATTGGACTTGAAAAGGGTGGGTTACATGTGTAAGGAAAGGGGACTCTATTTCATAATGGATACTGCCCAGACAGCAGGCTTTTTAGATATAGATTATAAAGAATTAAATGCTGACGCTATAGCTTTTACAGGCCATAAAGGTCTTTTAGGACCTCAAGGTATTGGTGGTTTTATAGTAAATGATGAACTAGCAACAGTATTGGATACCCTTGTAGAAGGAGGGACAGGCAGCCTATCAGATAAGGAAGTTCAACCGGAATATATGCCCGATAAATTTGAAGCTGGAACCTTGAATATTCCTGGAATTTATGGATTAAATGCAGCTTTAAAGTATATTTTAAAGGAAAAGGTTAATACCATAAAAGAAAAAGAGCTATTCCTACTAGAAAATTTTTTAGAAGGTATCTTAAATATTCCCGAATTAAATATTGTTGGTAAGAAGAATTTGATAAATAGAACTGCTGTAGTTTCCATAGATATTCCTACAAAAGATAATGCAATAATTGCATATAATCTATATAATGATTTTGGAATTATGACCAGATGTGGATTACATTGTGCTCCTTCAGCTCATCAGACCTTAGGCACATTCCCTCAAGGTA
- a CDS encoding alkaline phosphatase gives MFKRFLSSLLLIVTIVAIVMGGSLIYSTNPSPELVEAVSNTSSVNEARKVAKYIFMFIGDGMAAAQVNSAQIYGGSNKPNNMKLDVLNFQNFEAVGYQTTHDSTSFAPDSASTATALSSGYKTWSGTIGLKPTGDISGNEVENVDLKDIPKTIAEKLKEEKGMKIGIISTVTMNHATPAAYYAHVPSRNDYYEIAMQMADSNFDFFGGGTINKPKGNNNDQKDAYEVLKEKGYKIVNTKEDILALDNKQGKVYAVTPVVQDSGSMPYAIDNKEGDLTLADFVKKGIDVLDNEKGFFMMVESGKIDWAGHANDAKTNIMEVLAFEDAVQVAIDFAKKHPEETLIIVTGDHETGGMSIGQATTGYDVAFEILENQKMSYVAFDELLDEMIKKNPKLKFEDVMPIITENFGLKNEYEDGEGDNPYMTLELSNSEVERLKRAFDDTMKEELPKDEESYRLYGGYNPLSVTLTHILNNKAGIGWTSYAHTGIPVPVYATGVGAELFNGAYDNTEIYHKLVTATGLK, from the coding sequence ATGTTTAAAAGATTCCTATCATCATTACTACTTATAGTTACAATAGTTGCTATTGTAATGGGAGGATCATTAATTTATTCAACTAATCCAAGTCCTGAATTAGTTGAAGCAGTATCCAATACATCTTCAGTAAATGAGGCGAGAAAAGTTGCAAAATACATATTTATGTTTATTGGAGATGGTATGGCAGCTGCCCAAGTAAACTCAGCTCAAATCTATGGCGGAAGTAATAAACCCAATAATATGAAGTTAGATGTGCTTAATTTTCAGAATTTCGAAGCAGTAGGATATCAAACTACCCATGATTCAACTTCCTTTGCACCAGATTCAGCTTCCACAGCGACAGCACTATCTTCGGGATATAAAACTTGGAGTGGTACTATAGGCTTAAAGCCAACAGGGGATATTTCAGGGAATGAAGTTGAAAATGTAGATTTAAAAGATATACCTAAAACAATAGCCGAGAAGCTTAAGGAAGAAAAAGGGATGAAGATAGGGATAATATCAACAGTTACCATGAACCATGCAACTCCTGCTGCCTATTATGCACATGTACCATCAAGGAATGATTACTATGAAATTGCAATGCAGATGGCTGATTCTAACTTTGATTTTTTTGGTGGTGGAACAATAAATAAACCAAAAGGTAATAACAATGATCAAAAAGATGCATATGAAGTTTTGAAAGAAAAGGGATATAAAATAGTAAATACAAAAGAAGATATATTGGCTTTAGATAATAAGCAAGGTAAAGTATATGCAGTTACACCAGTAGTCCAAGATTCTGGTTCTATGCCATATGCAATAGATAATAAAGAAGGAGACTTAACTCTTGCTGATTTTGTTAAAAAGGGTATAGATGTTCTTGATAATGAAAAAGGATTCTTCATGATGGTTGAATCAGGCAAAATCGACTGGGCAGGACATGCTAACGATGCCAAAACGAACATAATGGAAGTTTTAGCCTTTGAAGATGCAGTCCAAGTAGCCATTGATTTTGCTAAGAAGCATCCAGAAGAAACTTTAATAATTGTAACAGGAGACCATGAAACAGGTGGTATGAGCATAGGTCAAGCTACAACAGGATATGATGTAGCATTTGAGATACTGGAAAATCAAAAAATGTCCTATGTAGCATTTGATGAATTGCTTGATGAAATGATAAAGAAAAATCCTAAATTAAAATTTGAAGATGTAATGCCAATTATTACTGAAAATTTTGGTTTGAAGAATGAATACGAAGATGGGGAAGGCGATAATCCATACATGACATTGGAACTTTCAAACAGCGAAGTAGAAAGATTAAAGAGAGCATTTGATGATACCATGAAGGAAGAACTGCCAAAAGATGAAGAATCATATAGACTCTATGGAGGTTATAATCCATTATCAGTTACATTGACTCATATATTAAATAATAAAGCTGGCATAGGTTGGACTTCCTATGCTCACACGGGGATACCAGTTCCGGTATATGCAACAGGCGTAGGAGCTGAATTATTCAATGGTGCATATGATAATACAGAAATTTATCATAAGCTAGTTACTGCAACAGGACTAAAATAG
- a CDS encoding DUF3343 domain-containing protein: protein MNSYVAVFFTHSGAIKFNKKCKANNIECELMPVPRQLSSNCGIGAKFKFDQNIMDIVDDEIEKIFIIEEGEYKLVYSE from the coding sequence ATGAATTCATACGTAGCAGTTTTTTTCACCCATTCAGGTGCAATTAAATTTAATAAAAAATGTAAGGCTAATAATATCGAATGTGAACTTATGCCCGTACCCAGACAGTTGAGTTCCAATTGTGGCATTGGCGCTAAGTTTAAATTCGATCAGAATATAATGGATATAGTAGATGATGAAATCGAAAAGATATTCATTATAGAAGAAGGAGAATATAAGCTGGTATATAGTGAGTAA
- a CDS encoding sugar phosphate isomerase/epimerase family protein — protein sequence MSNIINCISHIKDFNREKYIQLNLGLEIQDFVNPNLLEMGWDERVDEYKKALEGFPNTLSLHGPFLDLKPVSLDPKIKEASYNRYLQALNIGKKLNVDYIIFHSQINPWIKEPKIVEMTNNLNREFWNKILEEVEDFNGTVLIENVFEFDPLMIKELVDIINLPNVKICFDIGHALLESKVELEDWIKILNDMIEYIHLHWNNGIYDEHNRPTRENILLIKELLNKYNLNPKIALEYGISDVEDEIKRLI from the coding sequence ATGAGTAATATTATAAACTGTATCTCACATATAAAGGATTTTAATAGGGAGAAATATATTCAATTAAATTTAGGATTAGAAATACAGGATTTTGTTAATCCTAACCTATTAGAAATGGGTTGGGATGAAAGGGTAGATGAATATAAAAAAGCATTAGAAGGATTTCCTAATACTCTTTCATTACATGGTCCTTTTTTAGATTTAAAACCAGTTAGTCTAGACCCTAAAATAAAGGAAGCAAGTTATAATAGATATCTACAAGCTTTAAACATTGGAAAAAAATTAAATGTAGACTATATAATATTTCACAGTCAGATTAATCCCTGGATAAAGGAGCCTAAAATAGTGGAGATGACTAATAATTTGAATAGAGAATTTTGGAATAAAATTCTTGAAGAAGTAGAAGATTTTAATGGAACGGTACTCATAGAAAATGTATTTGAATTCGATCCTTTAATGATCAAAGAACTGGTGGACATCATTAACCTACCAAATGTGAAAATTTGCTTTGATATAGGTCATGCTTTACTTGAAAGTAAAGTTGAACTGGAAGATTGGATTAAGATATTGAACGATATGATTGAATACATTCATTTACATTGGAATAATGGGATTTATGATGAACACAATAGACCTACTAGGGAGAACATATTGTTGATAAAAGAGCTATTAAATAAATACAATTTAAATCCAAAAATAGCCTTAGAATACGGTATTTCTGATGTTGAAGATGAAATAAAAAGGTTAATTTAG
- a CDS encoding MATE family efflux transporter: MIKKVQALFKKTDNQGQLALDLVEAGDDSDRYGKGERVTKALPPGISSKMLYNDIVKIAWPSFVELTLTQLASMVDLMMVGSLGPWAISAVGLTMQPKFLMMTAFMAMNVGATALIARAKGQDNPERANTVLNQSMFLTFVLSLAASIVGYAFSEAMIKFMGAADAQTLVGGTAYLKIQMIGFVPLALTSTVTAALRGIGDSKTAMEYNLIANLVNVVFNYLLIFGNFGFPRLEVAGASIATILGQFVAFILAIRRITRKGEYLHLSYKGGFKPQKKYMVSIFNIGIPAMVEQLVMRVGIIIYSKTVASLGTIAFATHQVCMNITALSFMNGQAFSVSATSLMGQSLGKKRPDMAQAYSRRTKRLGMYVSIFLGVVFFLFGEPIISLYTDDIQVITQGTQILKIIALIQPFQSSQFILAGALRGAGDTRATAIITFITILLLRPGLAIFSIRALGWGLMGAWIALAIDQLFRTLLIEMRFNSGKWKDIRV; encoded by the coding sequence ATGATTAAGAAAGTGCAGGCTTTGTTTAAAAAAACAGATAATCAAGGGCAATTAGCTTTAGACTTAGTAGAAGCAGGAGATGATTCCGATAGATATGGAAAAGGAGAACGGGTTACCAAGGCACTTCCACCTGGCATTAGCTCAAAAATGTTGTATAACGATATAGTAAAAATTGCATGGCCTTCCTTTGTGGAATTAACATTGACCCAGTTGGCATCTATGGTGGACTTAATGATGGTAGGAAGCTTAGGGCCTTGGGCTATTTCTGCTGTAGGATTAACTATGCAGCCTAAATTTTTAATGATGACAGCCTTTATGGCTATGAATGTAGGAGCAACAGCGTTAATAGCAAGGGCAAAAGGTCAGGATAATCCTGAGAGAGCCAATACCGTTTTGAATCAATCCATGTTTTTAACCTTTGTTCTATCCTTAGCAGCATCTATAGTAGGTTATGCTTTTTCAGAAGCTATGATTAAATTTATGGGAGCAGCTGATGCGCAAACTTTAGTGGGTGGAACTGCATATTTAAAAATACAGATGATTGGATTTGTCCCATTAGCACTGACAAGCACTGTAACTGCAGCATTACGCGGAATTGGGGATTCTAAAACAGCCATGGAATATAATCTTATTGCCAACTTAGTAAATGTAGTATTCAATTATCTATTGATATTTGGTAATTTTGGCTTTCCAAGACTTGAAGTGGCAGGAGCTTCCATAGCTACAATATTAGGGCAATTCGTTGCATTTATACTAGCTATAAGAAGGATTACCAGAAAAGGAGAGTACTTACATCTAAGTTATAAAGGGGGTTTTAAACCACAGAAAAAATATATGGTCAGTATTTTTAATATTGGTATTCCAGCTATGGTAGAACAGTTGGTCATGAGGGTAGGAATAATAATTTATTCAAAAACTGTTGCATCTCTTGGAACAATAGCTTTTGCAACTCATCAAGTATGTATGAATATTACTGCTCTATCCTTCATGAACGGACAAGCCTTCTCGGTATCTGCCACGTCTTTAATGGGTCAAAGTTTAGGTAAAAAAAGGCCAGATATGGCCCAGGCCTATAGTAGAAGAACTAAACGACTGGGAATGTATGTGTCCATATTTTTAGGAGTTGTATTTTTCTTATTCGGAGAACCTATTATATCTTTATATACAGACGATATTCAAGTAATTACCCAAGGTACTCAGATATTAAAAATAATAGCACTAATACAACCTTTCCAATCGTCCCAATTTATATTAGCAGGGGCTTTAAGGGGAGCTGGAGATACAAGAGCAACAGCAATAATTACATTTATAACGATATTATTGCTAAGACCAGGTCTTGCTATCTTTAGTATTAGAGCTCTAGGCTGGGGATTAATGGGAGCTTGGATAGCATTAGCTATTGATCAATTATTCCGTACCTTATTAATAGAAATGAGATTTAATTCAGGTAAATGGAAGGACATAAGGGTATAA